Part of the Streptomyces sp. NBC_01264 genome, CCCCTTCCGGGGCGCCGGAGCAGGCCGTGGCACCGAAGAGCAGGAGCGGGAGGAGGGCGGCCGTGGCAAGAGCGGACTGACGCATGCGGGATCCCTTCGGGGATCTTCGGGAACGTATTCCGGTCAGTCTCACGCGCCCGAGCGGGCAATTGCACACACCGACACGATCCCGCGGAACGCATTGACCTCCATATGCCAGCACAATGCGTTCCGGCGGAATTCCGCAACCCCTTGCACACCTCGTCCAACAGGAGGAACGATGGCCACGACCGGCCCCCGCATGGCCTTGGCCGCACTCGCCGCATTGGGCGCCACGGCGGTATTCACCGCCCCGGCGAATGCCGCGACCCCCGGCGGCGGCATTCACGGAAATGACATTTACGTATCTTCGGAAGCGCACATCGCCCCCGACGGCACGATCCACCTTTTCGGTGAGTACCACTGCACCGCCCCGTCACCCTCGGGGACGGTTCAGATCAAGGCGACCGTCGAGCAGGACGACGTCCGGCTCAGCATCGGCGGCGGCGACGCCCAGTGCGACGGCGAGGTGCACGACTGGTCGGCCCACGGCACGCTCCGGCTCACCCCGGGCGTGCACGAGGGCCAGGCGCTGGCTAGGGCCGAGCTGCAGGAGATCCGCTTCGGCGGCGGCCTGCTGCCCCGGTCGATCGACACGGTCGCGCAGGACGTCCACCCGGTCCGGGTGATCGACCACCGGTAGTCACCGCCCCGCTGGTCACCGCCCGCTGGCCACGGCCCGCCGGTCACCGCCCGCGGTGCGCGCGTACGCCCCTCCGGTAGCCGCCGCTACCGGAGCCCGGGCGCGAGCGCCCCCGTCACCGGCACGCGGGCGCCTCGCCCGTCATCGACATGAAGGCCACCGTCTGGCACCCGGGGTCCGTGTCCGGACGCCCGGTCGACCAGTCCACCGCCGTCGCCGCCCCGGCCGCGCACAGCAGCAGCGCCAGGACTCCCGTCACCGCGCGCTTGCTCAGCCGGCGCACGGCAGGTTCCACAGAAACCGTTCCATGGCGGCATCATCACCCCGTCCCCGTCGGCCCACAACTCGACGTGAAGGCGCGGTCACGGCGCGTTCACGGCGCGTTCCGCACCGCGCTGCCCGCCGCGGAGAACTCGCACCACACCGCCTTGCCGTCGCCCCGGGACTCCACGCCCCAGTGCGTGGCCAGCGCGTCCACCAGCAGCAGCCCGCGCCCCGTGGTCGCCGACTCCCCCGGCGTGCGCCGCCGCGGCCATACGCTGGAGCGGTCCTTGACCCACAGCCGGATCCGCCGGACCG contains:
- a CDS encoding DUF6299 family protein, with the protein product MATTGPRMALAALAALGATAVFTAPANAATPGGGIHGNDIYVSSEAHIAPDGTIHLFGEYHCTAPSPSGTVQIKATVEQDDVRLSIGGGDAQCDGEVHDWSAHGTLRLTPGVHEGQALARAELQEIRFGGGLLPRSIDTVAQDVHPVRVIDHR